The following proteins come from a genomic window of Trifolium pratense cultivar HEN17-A07 linkage group LG4, ARS_RC_1.1, whole genome shotgun sequence:
- the LOC123920577 gene encoding LOW QUALITY PROTEIN: pentatricopeptide repeat-containing protein At3g49170, chloroplastic-like (The sequence of the model RefSeq protein was modified relative to this genomic sequence to represent the inferred CDS: inserted 1 base in 1 codon; deleted 2 bases in 1 codon) → MKELEKKMPILSLHLPSHSHLKILNSQTHNNNNNYFNRFNDQQLHKAISTLNLTESQTTTHNKLTNSSLLLKQCIRTGNTQLGKLLHHKLTDSQLVLNSILLNSLISLYSKSNDPQTALSIFKNMDKSKRNIVSYSSMFSCYANNGFPLNALKMFVELLNQDGFFPNEYCFTGSIRACLDSRFFEVGXEFVLKSGYFDSHVCVGCELIDMFVKGGGDLMSARKVFDRMREKNVVTWNLMITRLAQFGFYGDAIDLFLVMLVSSGFVPGRFTLNSLISVCAEIEFLPLGKELHSWVIRSGLALDLCVGCSLVDMYAKCGLVHESRKVFDGMPDHNVMSWTALINGYVRGGGGQEREAMRLFSDMLLQGYVVPNCFTFSGVLKACASLPDFGFGEQVHGQTIKLSLSAIDCVGNGLVSVYARSGRMECARKCFDILFDKNLVSRSVVVDDASVEDLSFNSEQDPNRKIEYTSSGVSSFTYASLLSGAACIGTIGKGEQIHAMVVKMGFRTDLSVNNALISMYSKCGNKEAALQVFNDMEDRNVITWTSIINGFAKHGFASKALELFYDMLETGGKPNDVTYIAVLSACSHVGLIDEAWKHFTSMRDNYGIVPRMEHYACMVDLLGRSGLLSEAIEFINSMPFDADALVWRTFLGSCRVHRNTELGEYAAKMILQREPHDPATYILLSNLYATEGRWDDVAAIRKSMKQKQITKEAASSWIEIENQVYKFHVGDTLHPKAQQIYEKLDELALKIKNMGYVPNTDFVLHDVEDEQKEQYLFQHSEKLAVAFALISTPNPKPIRVFKNLRVCGDCHMAIKYISMVTGREIVMRDANRFHHIKDGLCSCNDYW, encoded by the exons ATGAaagaattggaaaaaaaaatgccAATCCTATCTCTTCATCTTCCTTCTCATTCTCATCTCAAAATTCTCAACTCACAAACAcataacaacaataacaactaCTTTAACCGTTTTAACGACCAACAACTCCACAAAGCAATTTCAACACTAAACCTAACAGAATCACAAACAACCACAcataacaaactaacaaactcCTCACTTCTCCTCAAACAATGCATCCGAACCGGAAACACCCAACTCGGCAAACTCCTCCACCACAAACTCACCGATTCACAACTCGTCCTCAACTCAATCCTCCTCAACTCACTCATCAGTCTTTACTCAAAATCCAACGACCCACAAACAGCTCTTTCCATTTTCAAAAACATGGACAAATCCAAAAGAAACATTGTTTCATATAGTTCAATGTTTTCTTGTTATGCAAACAATGGGTTTCCTTTAAATGCACTTAAGATGTTTGTTGAATTGCTTAACCAAGATGGGTTTTTTCCTAATGAGTATTGTTTTACTGGGTCGATACGTGCGTGTTTGGATTCGAGGTTTTTTGAAGTTG TTGAGTTTGTTTTGAAAAGTGGGTATTTTGATTCTCATGTTTGTGTTGGTTGTGAATTGATTGATATGTTTGTTAAAGGT GGTGGTGATTTGATGTCTGCACGTAAGGTGTTTGATAGAATGCGTGAGAAGAATGTTGTTACTTGGAATTTGATGATTACTAGGTTGGCTCAATTTGGGTTTTATGGTGATGCTATTGATTTGTTTTTGGTTATGTTGGTGAGTAGTGGTTTTGTGCCGGGTAGGTTTACGTTAAATAGTTTGATATCGGTTTGCGCTGAGATTGAGTTTTTGCCGCTTGGGAAGGAATTGCATTCTTGGGTTATTAGGTCTGGGTTGGCTTTGGATTTGTGCGTCGGGTGTAGTTTGGTTGACATGTATGCAAAATGTGGATTAGTACATGAGTCTAGGAAAGTGTTTGATGGTATGCCGGATCATAATGTGATGTCGTGGACCGCGCTTATTAATGGATATGTACGAGGCGGCGGTGGACAAGAACGGGAAGCTATGAGATTGTTTAGTGATATGTTGCTTCAGGGTTATGTTGTGCCAAATTGCTTCACATTCTCTGGTGTTCTCAAGGCTTGTGCGAGTCTTCCTGATTTTGGGTTTGGCGAACAGGTTCACGGTCAAACGATTAAATTAAGCCTTTCCGCAATTGATTGTGTAGGGAATGGTCTTGTTAGTGTGTATGCAAGGTCCGGGAGAATGGAATGTGCTCGTAAGtgttttgatattttgtttgataaaaatttggtttcGAGAAGTGTGGTTGTTGATGATGCAAGTGTGGAAGATTTGAGTTTTAATTCTGAACAAGACCCGAACCGCAAAATTGAATACACTAGTAGTGGAGTTAGTTCGTTTACATATGCTAGCCTCTTGAGTGGTGCTGCTTGTATTGGTACAATTGGTAAGGGTGAACAAATTCATGCCATGGTGGTGAAGATGGGATTTAGGACTGATCTAAGTGTTAATAATGCTTTGATATCTATGTATTCCAAGTGTGGAAACAAAGAAGCTGCTTTACAAGTCTTTAATGACATGGAGGATCGCAATGTCATAACTTGGACCTCTATTATAAATGGTTTTGCAAAACATGGTTTTGCTTCAAAAGCATTAGAATTGTTCTATGATATGCTTGAAACAGGTGGGAAGCCTAATGATGTAACATACATTGCAGTTTTATCGGCATGTAGTCATGTTGGTTTGATTGATGAGGCATGGAAACATTTCACTTCCATGCGCGATAACTATGGAATTGTTCCAAGGATGGAGCATTATGCATGTATGGTCGATTTGCTTGGTCGATCTGGATTACTTTCAGAAGCCATTGAATTTATTAACTCCATGCCTTTTGATGCTGATGCATTGGTGTGGCGTACATTTCTTGGTTCTTGTCGGGTTCATCGGAACACTGAGCTTGGGGAATATGCTGCAAAAATGATTCTTCAACGGGAACCTCACGATCCGGCTACCTATATATTATTGTCGAACTTATATGCAACAGAAGGGCGGTGGGACGATGTAGCAGCCATTAGAAAAAGCATGAAACAGAAACAGATAACAAAAGAAGCAGCTTCTAGTTGGATTGAAATTGAGAACCAGGTGTATAAATTCCATGTAGGGGATACTTTACACCCCAAGGctcaacaaatatatgaaaaacTTGATGAATTGgctttaaaaataaagaacatGGGTTATGTCCCAAATACAGATTTTGTTCTTCATGACGTGGAGGATGAACAGAAGGAACAATATCTATTTCAACACAGTGAGAAACTTGCAGTTGCATTTGCTCTCATTAGTACACCAAATCCAAAACCTATAAGGGTTTTTAAGAACCTTCGTGTTTGTGGCGATTGCCATATGGCAATAAAGTATATATCAATGGTCACCGGTAGAGAGATTGTCATGAGAGATGCAAACCGGTTTCATCACATCAAGGATGGTCTATGCTCTTGCAATGATTATTGGTAA